AGATCACCTCACACTTGGAAGCATTCTTCACTTATCTTGATTGATCAAGAAGTTACCAATTATAAATACATGACCCCTCCCAGGTTTTGGAGATCTCACACACACAGTTCAACAATCGCGCATAGTTCAATCCGTCGAGATCTGCGCACTAGAATCATGAGTAGTTGCTCTGATGTACTTTACATTAGTTCTAGCTTGCACTAATAACACTTGAGCCCATACCCTTCCAACCATAGAATACCCTTCACAAAATTTGTAGAAGGGTAAGTCTTCTTTCGTCCCCATTTTAGAGTTTTGCATTTCGAGTTTTTTACATTCAGTTATCATACATTTACTGAGCATAACTCACTGCTGTCCTCAGCAAGGCAGTAGTGAAGTGCAATCCGTTACATGATTTTTTGTGTATaattttatgatattttttcttcttaaaatttgTATATTAGGTCATGATATACCTActatataattttataatttttgagatttaatttgatatttttagTCAATGTATTTTCTTGCTAGCCTGTTTAAAACCTGAGATTTCGCTCCATGGAATCTCACAATGCAAACCATCCAAAGACATTTTTCTAGttcttgcaatttttttttctttcacaattGATGATTAAAACTAACTAACTTGCttttgtaagatttcctattaggtgggctagcatagtcaaagatttgtttccaaaaccgatttagtggtgttgactaaagatggagtaagcagaaagaatccaatattattggtaagtgatctctatggagatattggattctattagcacaccttaatggtatgaaatatttattactatatgtggacctaaggtattatttccttaatggggaggaaaccctaattttattgcagggttggtccctaccctcacccctatatatagttatcactgacccattaagtgaggctaacgatcaaaagcaaaagggaaagagggtagaccagaccaacattgatcgtgttgtacaaggagcatacaagaagacattaaggagttcttattcttcaaccatggattcaggtatgcctaaaacgtgtattttatagtgtttgtcgtgcatgcttatcgatcttcatgaatcgttccgtatatGTTTTTCTTTCAGCTTTTCTatgattttaaattttgtttcatTGTCTACCGACTATCTTCTCATAGTCAattccttattcttttttttccgGTATATTtgcttctttggattttttttttctttcaattaagTATTCTATTCACTTTCTTATTTTGCTTGTATGCACATGCTGTATGGAATGATCCCCATTCTCATGATACCTAGGCTCCTGGTGCCTAGAGGGTGGTGGGGAGATGTAAGAAAAATTACCAACTTGACTCTTAGCCCCAGtgttaaattttataatttactAAAATCTCCTTTCGAGGGAGAAGGATGTATTGTTAGTGGAgtttcatccattttttttttttaatccaatctgtaggaatcaatagaaaaagaaaatccctcATGATACACCAAATCTGGCTCGATTATTGATAGAGTGAATAGATCTggcatttcttgaaatttctctTTAGATTCAAAATTGTGGTATAACGAATATCCCCACTAAACGccctttcttccatttcttagTCACAATAGGTGACGAGATTCTGCCTAAATAATAGACACATGTGATAAATAAGAGAATAGTAAAGATTCGAGCCATAGAATTTCTCAATTCTAACACAAGGTCCTTCTTAGATCGAACGAGACATTAGATCGATAAAATGATTTTGGCATATCCAGAATAATACCAATCTACAATGTCACTTGTGTTACAAGGTAAATGTTAGGGCTTGTTTTGTATTGATTTCTCAACTTTTTAGCATGCTTACTCTTACATTCAGTATACTAACCATGTAGAGCAGCTAGATACTGGTATGTAAGGGTATCAATTTGGCACAATATCGGTATTTAGTACGGTATAAGTACATTACAAGGCATATATACCCCATATTGATACCGTGCCAAATAGTGATTCGGTATAGGAACCTCATACAAATAACATACCaaatttgtttggtttggtattTAGTATTGGTATGCAGTATGGTATCAATATTTGTTACGATTTTGATATTGTACGGTGTGTTTTTTAAGTCATATCCCATACCGATATTATATTGAATTAATTTGGTACGATTTGGTATTGGTTTCGATTTTTGGTTTTCAATACAAGTTGCCACCTTTATGAGTATGTGGATTTAATCTACTTTTCTATTCCATTTGGCCATGCTTTCTTTTCAATGCTCTTGTGATATTGATGCATGTGTATATAAACCTAGGCAACTCATTCAATAATGCAAATATTTACCTAGGGTTGAAGTCTATTATCGGGTGGACCGAGATGCCTAACACGTTTTTCAAACCGCAATTTGACATGAACCCTAACATGTGTTTAGACAGTTCGAATTGAATCATTTCAATTTCAGTTAGTGATGGTTTCTAGACCCTAATCTAGATAGCAAGTCCCAGTCAATAAAGACCGTTGGACACGAACCACTCATTCCACCAGGGGAAGGAGGTCCACTAAGGCCCGTTGGTCCTCGAACTTATTATGGATTTTTTATGTTTACTTTGATTTTATCTAATTTCATGCATTAATTAGGTTATACTTATATTTTCCACAATCGTAGATATTGCATGTATTTTGGCGCATTTGGTTCAtgtatgtacatatatatatgcatgtaCTATTAAAAAAAACCTTTATGTTATGTTACTTTGTGTGCATTTTGCATTCAATGATTTTAAGTTATTCTAGGATTTTTCTTAATTTGTATGCTCTTCGATATCCCTAggattcatctctctctctctctctctctctctctctctcttttattttctaattggtATGAAAAACGCTACTTGGTCATGGGTCCTTCACATCATCACCTGGGTTAATGGAGGAGCATGTATGGTTATTCACCCAAGGGGCGAGGGTgtcattttcatataaaaatcgtctgtagcCGCTGTATTGATACAGTGAGCATTGGGTATTGGGAGTCCATTAAGATGTGTGCCTGCCTTTAATCGTTCAATACTCTCTACACCTCGTCACTCGCTACAGAGAATATGAACTCATCATTTTCATAGCATCATGTGAGAGGGGATTGGGGGGGGCATGACAATGTAGcatattttttctcatttctatTTATGTAGGGTAGGTTGTCCGCGATCTATGAAATCTTCTTCTGTGGCAATGGCAATGTCGGAGGGTGTTTTGGGTACTTGAATCTTCAGTGGACCAACATACGAACATATGATTATGCATTAAGCTCAGGCTCATGTTAAGCTCAAGCTCTTGAACACCCTATCCACTTGTCATAATATCAAGATATTTTAAAACAAACACCCCCCAACCCAAGAAAGTCGCAGTCCATGTGCATCGCCAATACTACCTGTGGTTTTGAATTCGATGGTCGGATttatcccccaaaaaaaaaaaaataataataataaaaaaaaataaacaaagaatcCGAATAGTTGGAGAGTGGTGATGTCTAATATATTGTATCCTGGACTACTATATAAAGCTAATGTAGTTTTTTATTGACCATACTTGTTTTGACTCGTAAATTCAATCAACACTCTTACATGATTACCATTTGCCACATATAACTGATTGGACAGTTTATATTTTTGAGTAGTGAACGGTAGTGGAGTTTTCCACGCTTCTAGACTCCATTCGGTTGCAAGTAAAGTTAAAAGGAGGGGAGATGAAATTTCTaaagttaaaaaataatttttgtaattattattctatataattattttaataattactaataattattaaatttcacttaaTTTTGTATATAAACTCTCTtattataaaatgtaaaataaaattttatcaaaaaaaaatataaaataaaatttggggtAAAAAAACGCTATATTGCTAGCACAAGAAATGCCCAGACACAACAAGGTACAGAAAGATCGTGTTACCTTGCCCCTGCCCATCATAAGCTAAAAATGTTCTCTCGCAACCTTCTATTGACCTACACCTTAGCATGTGTTTAGGTagtgttttttttcccttaaaaattatatttaaaatatattatttttaaatatgatAAAGATTTTATACATATAGGGggtaatttcccttgcaatcaacaGCTTCATTTCACTGTCAacttttttgttctgttttatttttaatttttcttgttttattatttttttttggtaaggatttTTCTTGTTGAATTAGAGGCAGTCAAGGTGGTTGACCTCGCCGGGCGGCACTGTGAGAAACTAAAATCTATCATCTTCGAAAGTTAAAACCTATTCATTCTTGTAGAGAGTTGAGGAGCATGCATTCTTCGCGTTGCAGTTTGAAATTTTCGAGTTTAATTTCTGTTTGAATTTGGCAAATTTTGAGGAAGATAAAAATTGGGAGATCTGGAACCGAAATTCTCCATCAATGGCTTGGAATCCGTTCCAAGACATCAGTAACTCGAAGCCACTGTTCTTGACGATATACGCGACTGTTCTAATCGGTATCATCTGCTCCTCAGTCTATGTGTTCTCTGCTCTTTACGGCGGGAAAACGGTCGATCCGACCACGTTGTTTTCTCCCGCTTACCCGATCACTCAGGGTAAGTAATCCTACATTTCTGTTTTTGGAATGAAATTTACTTCCTTTTTCAGTATTATTATTAGCTCAATCATTAAAGGTTTATcgtcaattcaatttattgttattatggGTTTAATTTTAGAAACATTAAACGAAACAAAACTACTTCGATTTGGAACTGGAGGAGTTTAATGAGTTTCCAGATTCAAATAGACAATGGAGGGGGAGAGACTTCTACAGCTCATGGTTGTGAATTTGCAATGAATTGTGAAATCAAGtataaaataaaacacaaaCGTGGAAGAAATTGTTTTGGAGATTTTGCAAAAAGGGAATTTTTGAATCACTCTTGATCATTTTTCGCCCCTAGCCCActtaataactttttttttttttttttttttataaataataataataataataataaaaaagagaacatGCTCCAAATTGTTCTTCTGATATAATTTGGTACAATGATTAGAAGATGTCTGTTAGAGCATTTTTAATGCTTGGAGAAAAGCCTTTACTTTTTTACACCCCCCTTCACccgtgaaattttttttttttcgagttTTATCTTGGTATGAACAGATCACATTTTCGTTAACTCTTTTGAAAGTTGAAGTCAGTTAGAAAGTGTAATTCACTGGCCTTTCTTTTGGTGCCTTGTTTTGACTTATAAGAGTTTCTCTTATGTTGGTGTATCATTCATCCAGGTTAGGTCTATGACAATCTTGGAAGGAAAACTTGATTTCTTTGACCTAATTTAACTTCTGTAACCATtgagatggtttttttttttgcttcatcAATCAGTTGGTGTTTCTTTGGTAATAGCTCCGCTTCTCTTGACATGCCCGACCAAGTGATGACATACTTAAACAAGCGATGGGATTTTGTCTGTACAAAATTAATAGTTAAACACCTAATGGCTCTTTCCGAGGTCTTTTCTTGATGGGATCAGTACAAGAACTTGGATGGCTTTTTTGCTTCGTCAATGAGTGTGTTTGTTTGGTAATAGTTCCTTTCTTACTGCTATTGATCTCTTAGTCCAAGTGATGAAATAATTATACACATAATGAGATTATGTGTAAAAAAAACTTATACTTTTCCTATTTATTGTCTGGATGGAATCATGATAATCTGTCGACTATAATTTCCACCTGCAGTTGGCATAAAATCTATTCTGTGGTGGCTGTGGCATTTCCTGTGAACTGTTTATGTTTGCTCCTTGCTTATGACTGCCTGCAATTTGGTCATCTCATTGTGAACCCTTCTTCAAATGTAGATTCTACTCAAGTGGATCATGCTCTGAATTCTGAACCTGTGACAAGGGGCGAAGTACCATCATTATCTGCATCGAAGCCTGAAAGGATGAAGCCTATATGGGAGGTACCACCCCGTGGCTCAAAAATGCCACCTCTGAAGACCTTTCGACTAACAAAAGAGCTCGTGAGTGACAGAGCGATAGACAATGTCATCATTGTAACCTTTGGGAACTATGCTTTCTTGGATTTTATCCTGAATTGGGTTAAACACTTGACTGATCTCAGCCTTCCTAATTTCCTtgttggtaatttttttttttcccacttcaAATATTCAACTCCTTGCAGTATTtatattttcagcattgcaaatttttttgggtaaatagcaatgcaaaattttgattctCCAGtctaatgtagactagggtaagggtctaaccaagtctcaatctgcaagaacttttaaaccaaagaacaaccaatggTGAAGGCATAACAGTGGCACAGGTCAAATCTGATTAAAACCAGAACTAGGAATCAAGTCTGTCGAGTCCAGAAATCAGGGATTCTAAGATCAGAATATAGCTATCTAGATAGGATAGCTAGGAAACAGAACTAAGTCCAAATATCATTCAACAAACATAATCAGTCTTCAGATAATCAACAACAAGCAACTCCAACTAATTGAACTCTGTTTCAGGTCTGAAATCAGAACCCAGAACCGATAGCACTACAGGACAAGAAAGTGGAGATTTCTTGTATCTCATGAACCACAGGTCAGAATGACCTGATATTTGGATCGAAGGAGGCCCTTGATGGGTGGATAATTCAATCAAAATTACAGCTCAAACCAAGGGCTGGAAGTACTTCAGGTCACAGGGAACCGATTGTGAAAAACTAAGGAGATTCTGGGCAGAATTAGACTTTTAAATACCTGGTCCGTATAGCAGTGTTAGACAGCAGTACTCCTTGAATATAAATTTGAAAGAGGATAAGAAACTTGAAGAAAACCCcctggacttctcgccgcaaagagtcgtttggatcaaacaccaaacccaataccttgatcagacacaaggaaattCTCTTGTAGAGagaacagcagcagcagccatgtagtttgtaaaaatcgtggctcattaaaagagccatagctttatttataatagtgataggggttacatgaaatagaaactaactttagtttccaaaaactgaaataggaaactaaaaattagaaactcaactagttactaaatctgaaaatagaaacttacaaaatagaaagtcttgtgactgaaaattagaaactaatttaagactgaaaattagaaactaaataaccccatctaaaaaggaaactaaagaaaaaggaaacaaatcattgaatcccgtatacaaccttagaacccctagtttagacccataaaagtagcccaatatactccaaaccacatggactgaaggcccaacacgtatacaacccaaccctaagcttattcctaataaaacaagcctagtttggtgaagaatctgcatcaactctccccggcttggaaacattcgactccgacgaatggataagggacatgtaacgctcatacaagtcgggatcaagtctcttgaaatcatcagcatgaatccaagtacagtcactacggggacggcctttccacttgacaagaaaagtgtgataaccggtgccacggcgggaggtcttgtaattatcatccaagacgtcttcaataacttcagaagtgGGTGGCTTCAGTTGAGGCAACCTCAGCATTTGTTCCGAGTCTCCATCATTTGAatgatgcccaacataaaggtgaagatcagccacattaaacacgttgcttatggtcatgtcatcaggcaactcaagcacataagcattaggtcctatacgtttcagcaccttgtagggacccatctttcgtggatgtagcttggtattgacacctgtctgaaaccgttcaggatttactcgaatcatcaccatgtccccgggtttgaactccacataacgccgatgacgattagcagaagccttatacacctcattgttcaaggcaatacgtcgtcggacgttggcatgcacctcagtgatatgacgtaagaactcatcagcttcaatactaactcgagcctggggtgggagtgacataaggtcaataggccgcttaggttggactccaagcaagatctcaaaaggagtacgacgNcccgggtttgaactccacataacgccgatgacgatcaacagaagccttatacacctcattgttcaaggcaatacgtcgtcggacgttggcatgcacctcagtgatatgacgtaagaactcatcagcttcaatactaactcgagcctggggtgggagtgacataaggtcaataggccgcttaggttggactccaagcaagatctcaaaaggagtacgacctgttgtcctattcactgagctgttgtaggcaaattctgcaatgtcaagaatagaaggccatgtcttctcatagtctcgaaccaaacacctcaacaagtttcccaaactacggttcaccacctctgtctgtccgtctgtctgtggatgaaatgcagttgaaaagttcagctttgtatttgtcttcaaccacaatgtcttccaaaaataactcatgaacttaacatcacggtcagacacaatactagttggcagcccatgtagtcgtactacttccttgaagaagagctttgcaacctgataagcatcaaaagtcttacgacaaggtataaaatgagccatcttagagaaacgatccacaaccaccataatggaatcatatcgttctctagtaggggttagtccaagaacaaaatccatgctaacatcaagccacggtgcatgaggaacaggtagtggagagtataaacctgtgtTCTGCTTTCCCCCTTTTGCTaactgacatacacggcatctcttgatcacatgaacgacatcctttgcaatgcatggccaataatatcgatcagtcacctgtgcaagagtcttatctttcccaaaatgtccCCCTAATCTTCCTCTATGTAACTCTCGTATGATGTGATgacgtagggaagagtttgggatacaaagccgcgtgccaaagaacaagtacccgtcatgaatagagtactttaagtgctgcccaccttgttgtaactccataaagacagtgctgaaatcagaatcagatgtatactcacctcgtatctgatctatgttaataacatgtgctgaaaatgtgttaagtgtgagcactttccggctaagtgcatcagccactgtattctcttttcccgccttgtactttatagcaaatacaaactcctgcaagtaggctacccatttggcatgtctatggctaatcgatttctgtgagtgaaggtgcttcaaggcctcatgatcagtgtacaaaatgaactccttaccaatgaggtagtgcctccaatggcgtagcacttggacgactgcatagaactccagatcataagtcgaatagcgcttcttggcctcattcaatttttcgctataaaaagcgatggggtgtcctccttgcattatcactcctcctagcccaacatgtgaagcatctgtagctatctcaaatactttgtcaaaatctggtaggcgtaggatgggtgcctcggtcatcttcctcttcacaagagcgaaggctttggtcgctgcagctgtccattcaaacttccctttactcgacttcatacattcagtgatgggtgccattactgcactgaagttccggataaatctcctatagaaggaagccaacccatggaagctacggacttctgttagagtcttaggtgtgggccaatcagtgatgctcttgatcttctctggatcagcttcaaccccctttgatgacactataaatccaaggaatacaaccttgggtagcatgaaggaacacttcttgagattaatgtataacttctcagcacggagtactctcaagacttgcctcaagtgatccttatgctcttcttggttcttactgtataccagtatgtcatcaaaataaacaaccaaaaagcgaccaatgaagg
This portion of the Macadamia integrifolia cultivar HAES 741 unplaced genomic scaffold, SCU_Mint_v3 scaffold3223, whole genome shotgun sequence genome encodes:
- the LOC122067910 gene encoding arabinosyltransferase XEG113-like produces the protein MAWNPFQDISNSKPLFLTIYATVLIGIICSSVYVFSALYGGKTVDPTTLFSPAYPITQDSTQVDHALNSEPVTRGEVPSLSASKPERMKPIWEVPPRGSKMPPLKTFRLTKELVSDRAIDNVIIVTFGNYAFLDFILNWVKHLTDLSLPNFLVAMQNFDSPV